AAACAATAATCGCTTGTTCATAAATATCAACTAACCAAACTTCAGTAATACCACTACTAGCATAGAGAGGAATTTTTACGTCTCTATCATATTCTGCTATCTGCAACTTCAATTAAGAGAAATATATCCTGGGGTTGAGGGGTGTCCAGATTCATAAAAATCTGCACGGGGTTGTAGTAATGCGATATCTGGTTCAGGTTCAGATAAGTTATTGAGGATAATCGGATTTTGTACAGCAATTATGACTTTTTTACCCAGTAATTGCGAAAAAACTGAATTTAAACGATTTACACAAGCTGTGTGTCTTCTACCAATTGGTGACATTTCTATAATTTCTCCATTAATTAGTTCTACTTTATCATTTTCTGAAAAAATCCCGACTTCGCTCATTTGATGGTATTGAGAAACATTGAGACGAAAAA
The DNA window shown above is from Anabaena sp. WA102 and carries:
- a CDS encoding Uma2 family endonuclease: MTLQLAKPHLNIFRLNVSQYHQMSEVGIFSENDKVELINGEIIEMSPIGRRHTACVNRLNSVFSQLLGKKVIIAVQNPIILNNLSEPEPDIALLQPRADFYESGHPSTPGYISLN